The sequence TGACCAGAAGTGACCATGCATGTGCTAGCATGCTACAGAGCCTTGGACACAGACTGATGCCTCTGTCTGGAGTGCCTTCCCTTCTGCCTCGATGTGGTGGACTGCTACTCATCTTTCAGAGCTTGCCTTGGGGGTTTTGTCTCCTTTGCTGCCTTGCTTGATTCCTACCAGGAATGGTTAGTGGCTGGGTCCTCCTTTCTGGAAGAAGTGGGACTCTAGCCTCTGTTGCCCTCTACTCTAATGGTTGCTCGCTTGCCTATCCCCTCAGCTTATGGGCTTGTGTGGCCTCTCTGCTCCCACAATACACTCTGCTCACCTTTCCTCACCTTGCCCCACACCTCCAACACATCAACGTTCACTGCTCACTTACCACATTGCCTGTCTCTGAGCCCCCAGTGCCAAGTACTGGATAAGGCTTCCATAAATACTAGCTGGTGAACTGGAATGAGACACCTCATTCTAGAGAGATttcaggttttgcttttgttttgaacATGGATGTGCCTTTCTTGGTTCACGTTGGGAACTTCAgcaccttgagggcagagacaagAGCAAACTAGTGCCTGGCTCTGGACCAGGCCCTGTCCCCAGCTCTTGATTTGGCTTACCTCACCTATCATGGAGGACAGCACTAAGGACAGGGTGCTCTTGATTCCCCCGCTTCCAGGCTGCATGAATTGAGACTTGGATGGGTGGGAGGAGTTGGGGGGTGGTAGGGGCTGAAGAACCCCAGGTCCCTAGTTCTCCCATAGTCTGGAGCAGGGACAGGGTTTCTAGCCCAGACTGTCCACTCCCAAGGTCAACCTTGGGAGTTGACTGGTCTATTTCCTCTTGCCTCCCGGACCCCTGTATATCCCTAGGGACCGGCAAtggctccataaatatttgtggcaTGGCAttatggatgaatgaatacatgttcttgtgttctttatttcctcttctgcaagtgttgcagaggagggaaagagCCTGAAAAGGGGGAGGAATCTCTGAGAAAATGGGTCAGCAGGCTGCAGTGGGAGCTTGCCCCACTTGCCCCAGCTCCAGCTCAGAGTAAGAGTTGCCGCCTTGGTGGCGGTGATGTTGGAGAGCGTGTGTGCCTTGAGGTGGGGAGAACCCCTGAACGTGAGAAAACCATTTTTCTTGGGTTTGTTTAGGCCGGGCAAGTGTATTCTCAACGCCACCCACCTTCTCTTGCAAGGTGCttgatttaatcatttaaatgttCTATGGGGAGAGGAAGGATAAAACAAAACTCCCTAAATCTAACCCAGATTCCCTCGGTCCACATGGAGCCCTTTCCCTGGCTTCCTCTTCAAACACATCCAGCCGATCCGACAGGCTGAGGACTCACACTCCCGTTCCCCAACCTCAAGCCTCCCGCTCCCGCCCCCTCCCACCGTCCGCGGCCCCGCAGCCCCGCAGCAGCCACAGGGGGAACCAAAGAGACAGAAGCCTTCCCAGCTGCCCGGACCACAGACGCcaacaccccccgccccccaccacacGCCGCCCGCCCGCGCCCCGCACGCTAGCCCACGACcgagcggcggcggcagcagcagcgggcTGCAGGCTGCTGCGACTCGCACCGGTGCGCTCCTGGCAGCGCTCGCCATACCAGGTGACTGGGACTCGCCAGATCGGCTGGCCCGGGGTCCCCCGCCCCAGCTCGCGCTCGCGCCCCCGGCCCGGGTTCCGGCGCCCACCcgccctcctgccctctcccgcCTCTCCGCCCCCCAGCTCGCGGGAAGGGAGGTCGCGGCAGCGGCCCGGGGGCACCGGCGACCGTGGCGACAGCGGCGACagtggcggcggcggtggcggcggcggcggcggcggcggcggcggaggctgCGGCGGCGACCGTGGCAGAAGCGGTGGCGGAGGCCTCCGTGGCGGAGGCGGAAGCAGAGGTGGAGGCTGAGTTGGAGGCCGAGGCCTCAGTGGAGGAGGCAGTGGCGGAGGTCACCCTGGGGGAGGCGGCGGCAGCCGTAGCGGGGGAGGAGGCGGAGGCCTCCCTGGCGGCAGCGGCAGTGGCCGTGGCGGAGGCCAGTGTGGCCGAAGCCGCCGCCGCGGCAGAGGCTGCGACGCCCCCCTTgggggaggcggaggcggaggcggatgCGGATGCAGATGCGGAGGTGGCGGCGGCGGTGGCCGCCGCGGATGCTGATGCGGAGATGGGCGGGGGCTCAGTGGGGAATCCGGACTTTCCTATGGCTTCGCTGTACGTGGGCGACCTGCACCCTGAGGTGACGGAGGCAATGCTGTACGAGAAGTTCAGCCCGGCCGGGCCCATCCTCTCCATCCGCATTTGCAGGGACAAGATCACCCGCCGCTCGTTGGGCTATGCGTATGTCAACTACCAGCAACCGGTAGACGCCAAGCGGGCCCTGGAGACCCTGAACTTTGATGTCATCAAGGGCAGGCCAGTTCGCATCATGTGGTCCCAGCGGGACCCCTCGCTCCGCAAGAGCGGGGTGGGCAACGTCTTCATCAAGAACCTGGGCAAAACCATCGACAACAAGGCGCTGTACAACATCTTCTCGGCGTTCGGCAACATCCTCTCCTGCAAAGTGGCCTGCGACGAAAAGGGGCCCAAGGGCTACGGGTTCGTGCACTTCCAGAAGCAGGAGTCCGCCGAGCGGGCCATTGATGCGATGAATGGCATGTTCCTGAACTACCGCAAAATTTTCGTTGGGAGATTCAAGTCGCATAAGGAACGAGAGGCCGAAaggggagcctgggccagacagTCCACCAGTGCTGACGTCAAGGATTTCGAGGAAGACACCGACGAGGAGGCCACCTTGCGATGAAGACATCCCAGGAGCGAGCCAGCCAGCAGAGCCAAACCTTGGCTCCCACCCGGTTTACAGCCCCACCCTTTGCCCCCCTAACCCACCAGCAGTGTATTGTATTGGGAGTgcaggtctctctctctcacaaccgcccccccaccccccacccccgtcttccttccctccatctctccctccctccacctgtcTCAGTCCCTCTcactctgtgtctctctctttctctccactcccCTGTCGTCCctacccctcctctcccctcccttccccccacacccACCTTGGGTGCTGTGAATAATCTTGCTAATCTGTGCCACTTGACAGGTTAAAGGCTGTCTTCTCCTTGTGGTTTGGTTTAAAAAgcactttctctctttgtttattGCACAGGTGATACAATTTCATGGTAGAAACATCAGGAAGGAGAAGTAAATCAGATGAGGGAAACCCAAGAGAGTAATTGCTCCCCATGACCCTACTACCGGGAGACAACCACTTTTACCATTTCCGTGTGCTGTTTTCcaggctctctcctctcctctctccctcccttcctcacctccaccccaccttCCCTTTTAACACACTGTTATAGAATGGTTCATGTATGTGGTGTTTCTTAATCTGctttttcaaaaactaaaaccaaacaaaaatcaaCCCATTGAACTTCTTTCCATGTTATTCAACAGGCTTCAGAACCGTCATCTTCAGTGCCTGAAGAGTGTATCGATGGACCCTAACATTTCTGTAGTCATTCCTGCATTGTTGGACATTCAGGTGGTGCCTAGTTCTTTCCCTGTGTTTAAACCCAGCATTGTGCATACTCCAATGAGTGAATTCTCCCTTGTCAAGCCAAATCTTCGCTAGCATACCTGATGATCTTAATTGTGGACTTGCAGGATCCACATATGgacattttaaagacttttcctGTGTGTTGCCAAATGGCCCCTTCATAAGCATTGTACCGATTTTCATTCATGCCAGCCAGCTCAGCTAGTAAAAAGAGTATGCCCATTTCCCCTGCATAGTCTCCTGGTCACTGtaattgatgtgtgtgtgtgtgtgtgtgtgtgtgtgtgtgtgtgtgtgtgtgtgtgtgtcttggccAGCTTAATGGGCTGCAAATGGTATTTCACTGTCCTTGGTTGCTTTGCTGaatttaaatactgtttttcaCCTCCTTCCCCTGTGCCCACTTCCTGCCCTTTTCCCCAttctcagaaaaataattcagcttCATTGCAGGAAACAAATCACAAAGTGGACaagttaacagaagaaaattaatgtCACCTGTAATCAATCCTAATGAGTACCCATACCTCCCTGAATCATTTTCATCTGTACCTGTCTAATATTTTCTAAGAACTACCTGCAACATTTTTGGCTGTACCtctctagtatttttctgattCATATGTCATGTATGTATATAGTACTGTACATATTGTTTTTATACCTGCTTTTTCACacttaaatgtgtgtgtgtatatttatacacacacatactcttgAACTTCATTTCATGTcattaaagattatttaaaaatattttctctggctgTTAATATTTCATTGAATTGATGACTTAATAGGtggatatatatgtgtacactTCCTGCCCTTTTTCCCATTGTCAGAATAATATTTCAGCTTCATtgaaggaaaaaattacaaagcagaCAACTTATCCATGTCTAtatctctgtgtttgtgtgtatatgtattttaactACTTGCTCATTGTTGAACATGTAGGTTgttgctcatttttctttatacaaaCAGAGCTGTCAAGTGCATCATAGTGCAGAAATCTAGCTGACtttccagattattttctaaACAAATATTGCAGATAGGAAAATTTAAGTATCAAAGGATATGGACAGTTTGGTGGCGAAGTGCATTAATAAATGGCCATCTATAAAGAtagtatccatttacatttgtaaGATGCACCAATATTGTAAGGGGAGCTGGATTACGTGTATAATTTTCTGTACTTGGTATTGCAATCATCTCtgcattttctcaatattttatcaggagctttcttgtttttatttattttaaacattttatacagTCTGTACATgattataatagaaaatatttgtaactgtTAATATAGCAAAAGAATTATCACTCCTAATACCAGTACTTGACAAAATACacttttagtaaataaatatctacatacctttatatttataataaagtatgAATTGTTTCACTGAAGTGTATTTTCACTATAATCGTCCTCTGGgaccatatttcttttttttttttttttttttgggaccatatttctaaataattaaatattctcCTTTAGCTCTGTTGTTACATAATAAGCCATCACAGGGATGAGCTATAATTTCTACAACCAAGCTTCCTTGGGCTATGTTTAAAATAGTTCTGAACTTTTACTTGTAAGATCAATTCTGTGATGAACACCTGTGTACCTGAATATCTtggaatattttattgttttctattccTTACTATTGGAATTGTGGTTTGATATATATGGAcatgtcaaatatttttcttggtcttttgcCACATGTTTCTCCCTTAAAGCCTATATCAACAGGTAGTTAACATACCCCTTAATTTGGCCAAAGTATTTTTTTTGAGTTTTGGGAAATTGaaatggtttatatatttttattacttcatttaaaaatgagatcaaatacattaaaatatacataaaaaccacttcagatatattattttctatatatttacaaGCTTTCACGATCCACCCATAagcatttttttaacaattatggACATATTTTATCCCATAATTTGCTTTTCAGTATATTGTGAAGATACCTAAGACATCTATGGCTCTTCAGTTTTATTCTACAATTCACCATCATTTTATAGGACTGGAAATTTTtctgaagtgtagttgacttgcagcattatattagtttcaggtgtatagcatagtacATAGtaacttgatatttttatagattatgcacaataaaaagttataaaatattgactatatttgctgtgctgtacattacaaccttgtaacttatttattttatacttagtagtttgCACCTCTCAATCTCCTTCTCCTATTttgctcctcccccaccctgttccctctggtaaccactagttcgtCATCTGTATCTGTGAGGTTGTTTCTATGTTgtgatatttattcatttgtgttatttgttagattcacatataaacaaaaacatatactatttatctttgtctgacatACCACTGAggataataccctctaggtccatctatgttgttgaaaatggcaaattttcattctttttcatggcctagtaatattccatcacatatatattttatatatagtgtatatatatatatatatataccacatctttagccagtcatctgttgatggacacataggttgctaccatatcttggctactgtagatatactgtaaataatgctgctatgaacattggggtacacatatctttttgaattgttttctttggataaatgcccaggggtagaattgctggatcatatggtagttctgtctCTAaatttttcaggaacctccatactgttttccattgtagctaaaccaatttatattcccaccagcagtgcatgaagGTTCTCTTTtatccatatccttgccaacacttgtgaTTTCTTGTCTATTTGACTgtagacattctgacaggtgtgaggtgatatctcattatggttttgcaTTTCCCcgattattttttagatttgttttgtggcctagcttgtgatctatcctggagaaagttccatgtacAGAACTGGAATATTTTTAAGAGTATCCTCATTTTGGATATTGAAGTAGTTCCTATGTTTTCCCCATTAAGTCCAACTCTATGGTGACTAATTTTGCACTTGAATTGTTTTTCCTCCCCAGGAAAAGGCATTTGGTATTCCTTTGCCTAGCACAGGCTGTGAGTTAACACTTAAAAATGAAGACAAGGGTCAGAAACAttgattttaaaggaagaaacagaatcgTATTTAAGGAATAATTTAATCAAGACATTTTTTGCACACTTCATAAAGGCAAGGAAAGAAAGTCCCTGCCTTGGTAGAAGAAATAAGCTTATTTATGCTATTTAATTCTAACATATAGACTCTCCTTCTAGGTCAAGGTAGCTTTGAAGATTTGGCAAGGACTAAGGGACAAAGAAACCCTTGCTTTTAGGATTTATGCTATTAGGATATGGATTGCTGTTATTTGTTCatagaaatgatatttaaaatttttttatatttgtatatccCATTATATAAGGGGTTCAGAAATACCCTCCCTGACCCAGTGCACTGGAATGGATATCTATTGGTAGTCCATGTTCAGTACAAGGAGGGATCTGGCTTCTGCTTTGATCTAATTAATATAAAATCTCTCATTGTTGCTGAGAAAATAAGCTGAAAACAATGAGGTGGGCaaggggcagaggagagaagagaggagaggggaaaaagagagagggagagagagctaaATAACTACCAGGGAAAACCATTGCCAGAGTAGTAATGTAGTAATGTATGGAAAAAGCCACTTAACAACTATCACTTTAGGAATCCAACTAAGTATAAATATAGTGAAGATTCCCTTAAGATATGTAATAAGAACAATTTCaggttaaatggaaaaaatgttatattattaCAAGAAATATTATCCCTGTAATTAAGAACAGAGTATATAAAATACCATGGtataaacagaattaaaatataaactaagaCTTTTTTGAGCTCCCACATGTAGAACAATTACATATATTATGTTCTTAAATTCTTGCAgaagtagatattattttctATCAATCCTCACATAAGTTAAGCATGAAATCCTGTTGGTTTTACCTCCATAATATCATGAGAATGTCCCCCCTTCTCTCCATTCCCACTTCTATGTTTCTAGTTCAGACCTCCATCATCTCTCACTCAGAATATTACAGTATGTTCTAACTGAATTCTGTCCACGGTCTTCATCACTCCTAATTCATTCTGTACACTGAAACTAGAAAAAGCATCTAAAACTTTGTATCTTTTCATGAAATAACaatgcttaaaatttttcagtgaaaTTCTTTTACCTTAAGTATGGAGAAGACAGTTTATGGCATGGAATCCGGACATTTCCTTATTGAGCACTTGATTACCTTTCCAGCCTTATTTCCAATCTATAGTCCATTCCAGACCCACAGTTCCACATGCCATTGTTGCCAAGTCACCTACAGTTCTTGCAAAGCCTTAAGCTCTTTCTCCTCTGAACCTTTGCCTATTTGCAGCTACAGTTTGCCTAGATAATTCCTACTTATCATTCTGAACAAAACTTAGATTTCTCCTCCTCTAGGAAGTCTTCATGATGATTCCCAGTTAGGATTTGTTATTTACTAGAGTCATAATTCTATCCTGTTCAATTACTTAAAACACGTCAGTATTACAATGGTCTTGTACTATGAGTCACTGAAGTCATGAACATAACTGAATTATTAGGAATGAGGAGGGCACCGAGGACCCAAAGATGTATTAAAAGTACACACAAAGACAATTTTCCAGATGAAGGCAATCTCTGCTTGCATTAGCTTTTtataacagcttttaaaaatataatttgaatatcATAAGTTCatctatttaaagtatacaattaactgttttttagtatattcacagagttgtgcaatcatctcCTCaaccaattttagaatatttcatcaCCCCATAAATGAACTGTatatccattagcagtcactcttcATTTCTCCCCCACCCACTCAGCCCTATACAACTACTAATATATTTTTGATCTCTATAGGTCTGCCAGTGATGAACATCTATATGAAGGGgctcatacaatatgtggtcttttgttacTGGCTTTTTAAACTTTGCATATTTTCAGGATCCATCTATGCTGTAGCATGCACCAATAATTCATTACTTTTTTTAGGTTTTCatatcatttgttttcttttattgagatatagttaatGTAccatattatatgtttcaggtgtacaacttagtagttcacaattttttaaagttatattccatttatagttattcttaaatattggctatattctctgtgttgtataatatatcattttagcttatttattttgtacatagtagtttgtacctcttaatcctctacccatatcttgcctctcccccttctctctcccccctggtaaccactagttgatctatatctgtgagtctgtttctttttttgttatattcacgtttgttttagttttacatTCAACATATAattgatagcatacagtatttgtttttctctgtctgacttatttcacttagcataataccctccaagtctatTCATGTTGTTACAAAGAgcaaaaatatattccttttatggctgagtggtattccattgtgtatatcaCATCTTTCTTTGTccgttcacctgttgatggaaacttatgTTGCTATTGTTTGGTGGAGTGCTCTCCAGGAGTCTATtagatctagttggtttataatgttcaagttttctattttaatattaatctCTGCTGGGTAGTTCTATCTGTTATTGAAAATGATTCATTGAAGACTCCCACTGTTATTGTTAAGTTGtgtatttctctatttctgttaCTTTTTGCTTCATTTACTTTAGGGCTCTGTCAttagttacatatatatttataatttttatttttttcctgagggaTTGAAACTTTCATCATTTAACAAACATCATCACTATCTCAGCATCCCTCTTTATCTATagcaactttttaaatttaaagtctattttgtacaATATTAGTGTAGCCACTTCAGCCCTCTTATGCTTTCTTTAAACCTATTTGGATCCTTGAACCTAAAGTGTTAGTCCAGTAGAGAATGTATCTAACTTTTTCATCCAGTctgacagtctctgccttttgattggattgttcaatccattcatgtttaatattattattgacAGAGTTGGATTCACATctgccattttacttttttcaatgtattttatttctttttttgttcctttatctATCCTTTActgctgtcttttttattatgtgAGTATTTTCTAGTGTAACATTTTAATTGACTTAatgatttttttgctttatttttttagtaattttcttattgtttgcTCTGGGGCTTACCATATATATCTTATCAGAAACGTCTTCAAATTTATGCTAACAATTCCTATGAGATATAGAAATGTTACTCCCATGTAGCTttattcccttttcctcctttgttgCTATTATTCCTATACATATTAcatccatttatgttaaaaacccaATATTACATCATTATAATTATTAGTTTATATAGTTCTATGTCTTTTGAAGAatgtgagagaagaaaagagaacaagtataaatttattgagtttattatattgactttcttttttagCATTTTGGGTTCTCTTTCTGTCTGTGGATTTAAGTTACCATCTGGTGTCACTTCCAATACAGCTATACTTTCAGCTATACAGCTATACTGCCTTTTTTGTGCTGCTACTGTCAACTATATTACATTTCTATGTTATAGAACCTGCAATACAATTATATCTACATTGTActataaaaatttcctttttaaatcaattaaaagaaaaaaggagataaacTATGCATTTATActacattttataattaaataattacctTTAGTTGTGCTCTtgttttttcatatgtatttgaATTGCTGTCTGGTGTCACTTCCTTTCAGCTTGAAAAACTTCATTATTCCTTGCATGGATTGTATACTAGtaataaattctgtttttgtttactttggaAGGTCTTTGTTTCACCTACATTTTcccaattttattgagaaataattgacatgaatcactgtataagtttaagccATATAGCATGAgaatttgatttacatatattgtgaagtgattacTAAAATtggttcagctaacatccatcttctcatatagatacaatacaaaaaaaagaaagaagaaagagaaaataaagtttttttcacCTTGTGATCAGAACTGATAAGACtcactcttttaacaactttcctatGTATCATACGtcagtgttagctatagtcatcatgttgtatattacataactagtatttatttatcgtataactggaagtttgtatcttttgaccaaaTTCCTCTAATCTTCCCTATCGCTCCCcactcctctggtaaccacagtctgatttcttttcctttgagtttggttttgtttgtttgttttgttttgttttgttttagattccacatataagtaagatcatactgtatttgtctttctcttagcataatgccttcaaggtccatcacaaatggtaagatttcctcatttttatggatgaattatgttccattgtatatatatatatatatatatatatatatatatatatatatatataccaaaatttctttatccattcatccatcaatggacacttaggttgctttcatgtcttcactattgtaaataatgctgctctgaacatgaaAGTGAGAATATCTcttcgagttagtgtttttgcttcctttgaacatattcccagaagtggaactgcagtattatatgtttatttttttaagtatcctccatactgtttgccatagtggttgtaccaatttacaatcacaccaacagtgcaaagtgttctgttttctccacatctatgccagcatttgttatctcttgtctttgtaatgatggccattctaacagacgtgaggtgatatctcattgtagtttagatttgcatttccctaatgactagtgatgttcaGCATATTTTCATCCACTTGTTGGCCATTTCTAtgtcttgtttggaaaaatgtctattaaggtcttctgcccatttttaaattggacattttttttttttgctatagagtttgtatgagttctttgtgttttttggACATtgacctcttatcagatatattgtttgcattttcccccattttataagatgtctttgcattttgtttattgtttcttttgttgtacagaagctttctagtttgatgtagtcccacttgttttttttaattgtgttgctTGTggtttgggtatatatccaaaaagtCATTACTAAGACCCACGTAAAGGAGCTTTATTCCTATGTTTCCTTCCAGGATTTTCATGTTTTTCAGTTCTTACGTTTGAgtctttaaacaattttgagttaatttttgtaaatgacGTAAGTTATGggtctggttttatttttttgcatgtgaatatccaattatcCCAACACCATtgattgaaaagactgtctttctccattgagtattcttggttcCTTTATCAAATGTTAGTTAACCATATatttttgggtttatttctggactctcaaatctgttccattggtgtatgtgtctgtttttatgccagtacatACTGTTTTGAAGTGTGATGCCTCttgctttgttcttatttctcaagattttctttggttattcagggtcttttgcagttccatacaaatttcagtAGTGCTTTTTCCTACATTTGTAAAAAATACCTTTGGAATcttgataagaattgcattgaatctatggcTGGCTTttggtagtattgacattttaacaatattaattcttccaatccatgaacatggaattcctttcca is a genomic window of Phocoena sinus isolate mPhoSin1 chromosome X, mPhoSin1.pri, whole genome shotgun sequence containing:
- the LOC116747833 gene encoding polyadenylate-binding protein 1-like 2, with product MASLYVGDLHPEVTEAMLYEKFSPAGPILSIRICRDKITRRSLGYAYVNYQQPVDAKRALETLNFDVIKGRPVRIMWSQRDPSLRKSGVGNVFIKNLGKTIDNKALYNIFSAFGNILSCKVACDEKGPKGYGFVHFQKQESAERAIDAMNGMFLNYRKIFVGRFKSHKEREAERGAWARQSTSADVKDFEEDTDEEATLR